In Neoarius graeffei isolate fNeoGra1 chromosome 17, fNeoGra1.pri, whole genome shotgun sequence, a single window of DNA contains:
- the LOC132901478 gene encoding aldehyde dehydrogenase family 3 member A2-like, whose protein sequence is MYHVVTGGVPETQELLKQRFDHIFHTGNSTVGKLVMEAAARHLTPVTLGGPCYIDKGCDLRISSAPTVLEDVTPESKVMQEEIFGPVLPIVPVNGMNEAIQFINEQEKPLAIYVFSSSKKVIKMMLETSSGALLVNDCLVHYTISDLPFGGVGNQIPLMLTFYGKSQAPRGNSRTGCYHGKYTFDQLSHLRSYLIKNLNMERLNLIRYSPHTAEKLRWARMLFVKQRFWR, encoded by the exons ATGTACCATGTGGTGACTGGAGGAGTTCCTGAAACCCAGGAGTTGCTGAAGCAGCGTTTCGATCACATCTTCCACACAGGAAACAGCACAGTGGGGAAACTGGTGATGGAAGCAGCTGCACGCCACCTCACACCAGTCACGCTGGGGGGTCCCTGTTATATTGATAAAGGCTGTGACCTCCGAATATCCTCTG CTCCCACTGTCCTAGAAGATGTAACCCCAGAATCAAAGGTGATGCAGGAAGAGATCTTTGGGCCTGTACTGCCCATCGTCCCTGTAAATGGAATGAATGAAGCCATCCAGTTCATTAACGAACAAGAGAAGCCATTGGCGATATATGTCTTCTCTTCTAGTAAGAAG GTAATAAAGATGATGTTGGAAACGTCCAGTGGAGCGCTATTAGTTAACGACTGCCTGGTTCACTACACCATCAGTGACTTGCCTTTTGGTGGTGTTG gaaACCAAATCCCATTGATGTTGACTTTTTATGGAAAATCCCAAGCTCCACGAGGTAACAGCAGGACCGGTTGCTACCATGGCAAATACACGTTTGATCAGTTGAGTCACTTGCGCAGCTACCTCATAAAAAATCTGAACATGGAAAGGCTCAACTTGATCCGCTACTCACCTCACACGGCAGAGAAGCTCCGCTGGGCCCGAATGCTCTTCGTCAAGCAG